Proteins from one Candidatus Omnitrophota bacterium genomic window:
- the thrC gene encoding threonine synthase has protein sequence MWKGIIDKYRKFLPVSDKTPVVTLSEGNTPLIYACHVSSLIGKGIEVYLKYEGLNPTGSFKDRGMTLAVSKAAEEGSKAVICASTGNTSASAAAYSARAGIRSAVLIPEGAIALGKLSQALIHGAKVIAIKGNFDDALELVREVASKYPITLVNSLNPYRIEGQKTGSFEICDALGEAPEFHAIPVGNAGNITAYWKGYKEYKSAGLSKTLPKMLGFQAAGSAPIVLGHPVKNPVTIATAIKIGNPASWKQAEAARDESGGLIDMVTDEEILSAYKLLTTKEGVFVEPASAASVAGILKLAKTGYFKNTGRAKIVCVLTGHGLKDPDRAIASVEKPVVLEPKIGLVLKEIGF, from the coding sequence ATGTGGAAAGGGATAATAGATAAATACAGGAAGTTTCTTCCGGTAAGCGATAAAACTCCGGTCGTTACTTTAAGCGAAGGTAATACTCCGCTCATTTATGCCTGTCATGTAAGTTCGCTTATAGGTAAAGGGATCGAGGTCTATCTTAAATATGAAGGCCTTAACCCGACGGGTTCGTTCAAAGACCGGGGCATGACGCTCGCGGTTTCGAAGGCCGCGGAAGAGGGGTCGAAGGCGGTTATCTGCGCTTCGACCGGCAATACTTCGGCATCGGCGGCGGCTTACTCCGCGAGGGCCGGTATAAGATCGGCGGTATTGATACCGGAAGGCGCCATCGCTCTGGGCAAACTTTCCCAGGCGCTCATTCATGGGGCGAAGGTCATAGCGATAAAAGGCAACTTCGACGACGCTTTGGAGCTCGTAAGAGAAGTCGCCTCTAAGTACCCGATAACTTTGGTCAATTCATTGAATCCGTACAGGATAGAAGGGCAGAAGACCGGCTCTTTCGAGATCTGCGACGCGCTGGGCGAGGCCCCGGAGTTTCACGCTATCCCGGTGGGCAATGCCGGTAACATCACCGCGTACTGGAAAGGTTATAAAGAATATAAATCAGCAGGTTTAAGCAAGACTCTCCCGAAGATGCTCGGTTTTCAGGCCGCCGGCTCCGCACCGATAGTGCTCGGCCATCCGGTCAAAAATCCGGTTACGATAGCGACCGCGATAAAGATCGGCAATCCCGCAAGCTGGAAACAGGCCGAAGCCGCGCGGGACGAATCCGGCGGCCTTATCGATATGGTTACCGACGAGGAGATACTCTCAGCGTATAAACTTCTCACCACGAAGGAAGGTGTTTTTGTCGAGCCGGCGAGCGCGGCGAGTGTCGCGGGGATTTTGAAGCTCGCTAAAACCGGATATTTTAAGAACACCGGACGGGCAAAAATCGTTTGCGTCCTGACCGGCCATGGCTTGAAAGACCCGGACAGGGCCATAGCGAGTGTCGAGAAACCGGTTGTATTGGAACCGAAGATCGGATTGGTATTGAAGGAGATAGGATTCTGA
- a CDS encoding cofactor-independent phosphoglycerate mutase, with amino-acid sequence MKYAILVGDGMSDYPIAELDGKTPLEVSKIPNMNEMAQEGLVGLVKTIPRGMKPASDIANMSILGYDPKAYYTGRGPLEAANIGIEIEEDEVAFRCNFVTINNNIMADYSAGHISDKESKALIECLSQKLGSDRVKFYHGKSYRNLLVVKAKSPDELADLKKANCVPPHDIALKDITKSLPEGRGAELLNELMEESRGILEKHEINKVRVDLGENPANMIWLWGQGTNPNMPTFKGMFGIDGAVISAVDLVNGIGKIAGLEVVSVPGATGYYDTNYQGKGEYAVELLKTKDFIFVHVEAPDEAGHNGELRAKITAIENFDKFVVGPVWNFLKNTQDYRVMVLSDHATPVALRTHVSDPAPFVMAGKSVEHNGFDSFSEKNAVAGKVKFKTGAALTEELIKKV; translated from the coding sequence ATGAAATACGCTATTCTTGTAGGCGACGGGATGAGCGATTACCCTATTGCGGAACTTGACGGCAAGACGCCGCTCGAGGTATCGAAGATCCCCAATATGAATGAGATGGCACAAGAAGGCCTCGTGGGCCTCGTGAAGACGATCCCGCGCGGAATGAAGCCGGCCAGCGACATCGCGAATATGTCGATACTCGGCTATGACCCCAAGGCTTACTATACGGGCCGCGGCCCTCTCGAGGCGGCAAATATAGGTATCGAGATCGAAGAAGATGAAGTGGCGTTCCGTTGTAATTTCGTTACCATAAATAACAACATCATGGCCGATTACAGCGCCGGCCACATAAGCGACAAGGAATCCAAAGCACTTATCGAGTGCTTGAGCCAGAAGCTCGGGTCGGATAGAGTGAAATTTTATCACGGGAAGAGCTATCGCAACCTTCTCGTCGTGAAAGCGAAATCTCCGGACGAATTGGCCGATTTGAAAAAAGCGAACTGTGTGCCTCCGCACGATATAGCGCTCAAAGATATTACCAAAAGCCTTCCCGAAGGCCGCGGCGCCGAGCTTTTAAACGAACTCATGGAAGAGTCCAGGGGTATCCTCGAGAAGCACGAGATAAATAAAGTCCGCGTCGATCTCGGCGAGAACCCGGCGAATATGATATGGCTATGGGGCCAGGGCACGAATCCGAATATGCCGACGTTCAAAGGTATGTTTGGCATCGATGGTGCTGTGATATCGGCGGTGGACCTGGTAAACGGTATAGGCAAGATAGCTGGACTCGAAGTCGTGAGCGTGCCGGGCGCTACCGGTTATTATGATACAAATTACCAGGGCAAGGGTGAATATGCCGTCGAGCTTTTGAAAACAAAAGATTTTATATTCGTGCATGTCGAGGCCCCGGACGAGGCCGGACACAACGGAGAATTAAGAGCGAAGATAACCGCGATCGAGAACTTTGATAAATTCGTGGTGGGGCCGGTATGGAATTTTCTCAAAAACACCCAGGATTACAGGGTAATGGTGCTCTCGGATCATGCCACGCCCGTGGCGCTCAGGACTCATGTCTCCGATCCCGCGCCGTTCGTTATGGCTGGAAAGTCGGTCGAGCACAACGGTTTTGATTCATTCAGCGAAAAAAATGCCGTCGCAGGCAAGGTCAAGTTTAAAACCGGCGCGGCACTTACGGAAGAACTTATTAAAAAGGTGTGA